In Chrysemys picta bellii isolate R12L10 chromosome 3, ASM1138683v2, whole genome shotgun sequence, a single genomic region encodes these proteins:
- the LOC135982180 gene encoding myb/SANT-like DNA-binding domain-containing protein 2, with the protein MESSQDRKRAPAWTEREVRDLLAIWGDEAVIAELRSSKRNGKVLEKISKAMKDRGHNRDTQQCRVKIKELRQAYHKAREANGRSGAEPQTCRYYAELHAILGGAATTTPTVCYDSLTGETHREDGSGNEEDDDGGTVGSSQQQGSGETGFPNSQDMFVTLDLEPVTPELTQDPQGTQETSAANVSPSQRLVNIRKRKRRTRDEMFTELQMSAQADRAQQNAWRQSMSEMRKAQYE; encoded by the exons atggagtcctcccaggatcgcaaaagagctccagcatggaccgaacgggaggtacgagatctgctcgccatatggggagatgaagcagtgatagctgaactccgtagcagtaaaagaaatggaaaagtattagaaaagatctccaaggccatgaaggaccgaggccataacagggacacacagcagtgccgcgtgaaaattaaggagctacggcaagcttaccacaaagccagagaagcaaacggaaggtccggggcagagccgcaaacttgccgctactacgcggagctgcatgcgatcctagggggtgcagccacgactaccccaaccgtgtgctatgactctctcactggagaaacacacagggaagacggttcggggaacgaggaagatgacgatggaggtactgtaggtagctcacagcagcaaggaagcggagaaaccggtttccccaacagccaggatatgtttgtgaccctggacctggaaccagtaacccccgaactcacccaagaccctcagggcacacaggagacctctg ctgcaaatgtttctccttcgcagaggctcgtgaacattagaaagagaaaacgtaggacgagggacgagatgttcacggagctgcagatgtccgcccaggctgatagagcacagcagaatgcgtggaggcagtcaatgtcggagatgagaaaagcccaatatgaatga